GCTCTCGCCGGGATTTCGGCGCTATCTGGAAGGGCTGAGCGCCACGCACGACGGCGAGCCGACCTACCGGCAGCGCAACCGTCTGCGCGGCATCGACGATACCGGCCGGCGCTTCCCGAAAGCTTCGCATCCGGTCGTGCGCACGCATCCCGAGACCGGCCGCAAAGGGGTCTTCGTCAACGCGAACTTCACGACGCATATCGACAACGTGCCGGCCGCCGAAAGCGAAGGCATCCTGCGCCTGCTCTTCGAGCGCTTCGCCGCGCCCGAATATCAGGTGCGCTGGCGCTGGGAACCGCATTCGATCGCCTTCTGGGACAACCGCGCGTGCCAGCATCTGGCCGTGTGGGACTACTACCCCGAGGTGCGCTCCGGATACCGCGTGACGATCAGCGGAGACAAGCCCTACCTATGAGTTGCGCAGACCATCACCACAAGAAGCAAATACGCATCAACGCGTTCGCGCTGCACAGCCCCGTGCATCATTCGCCGGGCATGTGGCGGCATCCGCGCGACCGCTCACTGCACTACAACACACTCGACTACTGGGTCGACCTCGCGAAGACACTGGAACGCGGCCTCGTCGATTCGCTTTTCATGGCCGACAGCATCGGCGTGAACGACGTATATGGCGGCAGCGTCGACACCGCTCTGCGGCACGGCGCGCAGGTGCCCAAGCAGGATCCGGTCATGTCGCTTTCGGCGATTGCTTACGTCACGCGCGATCTCGGTCTGTGCGTCACCAGCAACGCCAATCACGAGCCGCCTTATGTTTTCGCGCGACGCATGTCGACGCTCGATCATCTGACGCGCGGACGGATCGGCTGGAACATCGTCACCGGTTTCGCGCAAAGCAGCGTGAAGGTGCTCGGCAAGAACGGGATCGCCTCGCGCGACGAACGCTACGACATCGCCGACGAATACATGGACGTCGTCTACAAGCTCTGGGAAAGTAGCTGGGAAGATGACGCGCCGGTGCGCGACACGGCCACAGGCGTTTTTGTCGATCCGTCCAAGGTGCATCGCGTCGATCATGAGGGCCGCTATTTCAAGGTTCACGGCATCCATATGACCGAGCCTTCGCCACAGCGAACACCGGTGCTGTTCCAGGCGGGGTCGTCGGCGCGCGGTCAGCGCTTTGCCGGGCGGCACGCCGAGGGCATTTATCTCAGCGGGCCAAGCAAGAAAGTACTGACACCCGTCGTAAGCGCCACGCGCGCCGAGGCCGTGAAGGCAGGACGCGCGGCACACGACCTCAGGTTCTACACGATGGCGACCATCATCACGGGCCGTACCTCGCGCGAGGCACGCGACAAGTACGAGGACTACCGTCGCTTCGTGACACCCGAAGCAGCGCTCGCGATGTTTTCGGGATGGACCGGCATCGACTTCTCGAGCTGGGACCCGGACGAGCCGATCCGCTACATGCAGCTCGATGCGGGCACGTCCTCGGCGCTCGAGGGTTTCACGCGCCTCGATCCGGAGCGCGTCTGGACCGTGCGCGAGCTTGCGTTGCACAACGCGATCGGCGGGCGCGGGCCTGTCTTCATCGGCGCACCTGGCGAAGTGGCCGATGCGCTCGAAGAATGGGTGGACGAAACCGGCATCGACGGCTTCAACCTGAGCTATACCGTCACGCCCGAGGCGTACGAAGATTTCGCAGATCTCATCGTACCCGAGCTGCAGGAGCGCGGACGCTACAAGACGCGCTACGAGCCCGGCACGCTGCGCGAAAAGCTCGGCGGCGACAGCAGCCGGCTCAACGACCGACACCCAGGCGCCGCCTTCCGCCGTGCGCCGTACTCCCTTCAGGAACGCTGA
The nucleotide sequence above comes from Paraburkholderia youngii. Encoded proteins:
- a CDS encoding LLM class flavin-dependent oxidoreductase, whose protein sequence is MSCADHHHKKQIRINAFALHSPVHHSPGMWRHPRDRSLHYNTLDYWVDLAKTLERGLVDSLFMADSIGVNDVYGGSVDTALRHGAQVPKQDPVMSLSAIAYVTRDLGLCVTSNANHEPPYVFARRMSTLDHLTRGRIGWNIVTGFAQSSVKVLGKNGIASRDERYDIADEYMDVVYKLWESSWEDDAPVRDTATGVFVDPSKVHRVDHEGRYFKVHGIHMTEPSPQRTPVLFQAGSSARGQRFAGRHAEGIYLSGPSKKVLTPVVSATRAEAVKAGRAAHDLRFYTMATIITGRTSREARDKYEDYRRFVTPEAALAMFSGWTGIDFSSWDPDEPIRYMQLDAGTSSALEGFTRLDPERVWTVRELALHNAIGGRGPVFIGAPGEVADALEEWVDETGIDGFNLSYTVTPEAYEDFADLIVPELQERGRYKTRYEPGTLREKLGGDSSRLNDRHPGAAFRRAPYSLQER